ctgtggctgccccatccctggcagcattcaaggccaggttggacagggctttgagcaacctggtctagaggaagaTGTCCCTGACcgtggcagggggatggaactgaataagctttaatgtcccttctgATCCGAACAATTCTATTGCCTGAAACACATGTGAAGGAATCTGTTCTAGAAGAGACATTAAGAAGATTTGTGCAtgttaaaacagttttaatacGATTGCAATTGCTCAAGAAGAGGAGTGCCAAGTAGCTGCAACTAATGAGGATCAACAACATAATGAAAACTTTATGGCTCTATGTGTACCTACTCACAAACAAATCCTTAGGCGAGATACCATCACCATACCACGATAGTGTGGTGCTCCAGACAGCTCTCCTCTATGCTTCTCTCCACAAATCATCCATGATATCCCACTCTGTGATATCCCACACAGTTCTACTTAAAAAACCTCTCTGTTACAgcttgggggtggggaggagaggctCAGGTATCTTGCTGTGTATgtagcattttctttcctctaagCTCCTTTTCCCCGGGGGATAAGGAGGACAGGAGTGCTGCAAAGGTGGGAGTTCTGGCCTCCATGCAGGGTGCTGCAGACCATCAGGTGCAGTTTCTGGGCACACCTTAGTAAAAGGAATCAGCTAGACAAGTCTCTCTCATAATTTATAGCAGTGCATTTAAAGAGCTTTAATACTTTACTCATGGGTGATACCTGAGCCAACAATAAAGATGAATTCAAATACTTTTGCCCACTGTTAATTGATACAAGAGAAATAGTTATGCACAGCAAGACAATTAAAGAATGGCTATTTTAAAATCCTACCTAAAAGAAGATATATATCATCATTGAAAGAAGTTTCCTCTGAGTAGAGAGCTGCTACATTATTGCTTTGCAGTGCAGGTCCATCTAATTGAGGTTCTAGATCAAAATGAGCTATTTCCcttaaagcatttttcattttattcctaaGTCAAGTCACAGGGCaactttacaactttaaaagAACAACAGCCAACAGAGGAagcctttcttcatttttcgTAGTTATATGGGTTTGTAACAGTATTTTCACGCTACAGAGCTATTTGCGCTCCCCCCACAGCTTTTTAGCAACCCCAGTCCCCATGTTTTACACCATAAGTAGCCAGGAAAATCACAATTGAGCACATTGAACATTAAGAATGAATCTactataaacaaacaaaaaacccacaaaaaaaacaccccaagaaaaccaaaaacagTAACTCACTACAAGTATGATTAATGTTCTTTCCTTACAAAGTATCAAGAGCTGGAATGTAAATATACCACCCCCTCAAGAGACTGAAGGTTTAAGGCTTTGCCACAGAACACGGCATTACTTAAACTCAGTGTGTAAGGAAACAGCATCAGACCTCTTTCATAAAGCAAGCAATGCAACTCTTTTCTGACCGTGTGGGTGGCTCTGAAAAGAGCCTTTGGGTTATAAAgttatatttaaagaaatctgAGCAGCTCGATTTTCTGAGTTTACTTGCTTTTAGCTTTATGACTCTCAGTCTTcttgggcagcagcacagcctggatGTTGGGCAGCACACCACCCTGCGCGATCGTCACCTTGCCCAGCAGCTTGTTGAGCTCCTCGTCGTTGCGGATGGCGAGCTGCAGGTGCCGCGGGATGATGCGCGTCTTCTTGTTGTCGCGGGCCGCGTTGCCCGCCAGCTCCAGGATCTCGGCCGTCAGGTACTCCAGCACTGCCGCCATGTAAACAGGAGCTCCAGCGCCCACCCGCTCCGCGTAGTTGCCCTTGCGCAGCAGGCGGTGGACTCGGCCCACGGGGAACTGCAGTCCTGCCCGCGAAGAGCGCGATTTGGCCTTAGCTCGGACTTTACCCCCCTGTTTCCCGCGACCAGACATGCTTCAGCCCCTTAAAATAGCTTACACACAAAAACGTTCACAAGAAGCAGATGACAACTATCCTAAAAACAACGGGTCTTCCCCTTTTATCCCTTCCCAGGGAGGAATTAGCTCTTGGTGATTGGCTGGAAACATCCGTTGCTTTGACAACCAATGAGACGAGGGATCATTTTTTAACCAATCAGCGACAAGGATACGCCTCCTTGCTAGAAGATCCAATCGAATTGAACGAGTTGGAGGTCCGGTGTTTGCATAACGGCCCTATAAGTAGAGGGCTCTGCCGCCATTTTAAGTTCTCATCTCATTCTGACAAGGGGTGAGGGAGCTGGTAAAATGCCGGAGCCGGTGAAGTCAGCGCCTGCTCCCAAGAAAGGTTCTAAGAAGGCGGTGactaaaacacagaagaaaggtGACAAGAAGCGCAAGAAAAGCCGTAAGGAGAGTTACTCCATCTATGTGTACAAGGTACTGAAGCAGGTGCATCCCGACACTGGTATCTCATCTAAGGCCATGGGCATCATGAACTCCTTCGTCAATGACATCTTCGAGCGCATCGCTGGCGAAGCTTCGCGCTTAGCCCATTACAACAAGCGCTCCACTATCACCTCTCGGGAGATCCAGACGGCCGTGCGGCTTCTGCTGCCTGGTGAGCTGGCCAAGCACGCAGTCTCCGAGGGCACCAAGGCTGTCACCAAATACACTAGCTCCAAGTAGAGTGCCTGCGACTGACAGTTATAATCCAAAGGCTCTTTTAAGAGCCACCTACATAGTCCTTAAAAGAGCTTTAGCACAGTTAGTATCTTAGGTTTCCTGGGTGTAAAAGCGGTTGTAAAACGCTAAACTCAAGTTGAAATGTATCTTAAATCTGTCATAACGGCttgtaattattaataatatctAGAAACCTTGAATAAAGTTAAATTATTGATGACTACATAAATGTTAACTTTCAAACTTTCCAGTAAATGAAAGCGCTGTTGTGAATCAGTACAGTAATGACTTAGGATGTGAGGCATTATACATTCCATCATAAATCGAAAAGACTCACATAGATTGCACTTGATAGGTTAACGCGCGGGCACCCCAAAAATAGAATAAGAGAAATACATAGGCCATTTTTTCACAGTTGTCACTAGACAGATAGTCCAGgacaagacagaaaagacaagaaGACAAGGGGAAGCGAGGATACCTCTTAGAAGGGGCAGGTGCGCTTGGAAAACGAGCTCATAACGCCAAGAGCGGAGCCGGCGAGGGAAGGCGCGGGCTTTTCGAAATTACCTAATTGCCCAATAAGCGAAAGCGGATTCTCCATCAGCCAATCACAACTGGACAGAGGCGGAGCCACAATGCCCCAGGGAGGGCCGCATCTCTCCTACTGCCGCGGAAGCACCGCCAGCAAAGCGCCCTTCCGCGGCGGCTGAGATTAGCTGCCCGAAAGAGCTCCTGCCGCTCCGACTGCACCACCACTAGGCCAGCAGGGTGCAGAAGAGGACCGCTGATAGCTCCACTCGCGCCCCCGCACCCCCCCCAGCAATCTCCATGTCGAAAAGCAGGTCGGGGAAGCCACGCAGAAATTCAGACCTGCCTCACGACAGCGCTGCCGAATGGATAAGTCATTGCCAAGGAAGCGGAGAAGGTGCGCTGACAGTTCCCGGTTACGGCTACTAAAAGGTGTAGCCGTCGCGCCCAGGCTGTTAGTAACTGAGATGGTTAAAATCGCCAACACAAGACTCCACGCCCCGGAGCGACACCCGCCCCAAGCAGTCCCTTTAACCCTCTTGCGATGCTCAAAAAACAGTCAGCCTTTAGAAAGCGTTTTCGCAGGAAATAcaaactttatttttccaagtCTTAGCGTAACCACGGCCGGAAGTTTAGCGTCCCATCCAAACCACAGACGAACGTCCCACACGGGTAGTGTCGTGTGGTTAcctctgctgcaggcacagaccTCGGCGAAGGAGTGCATCAGCCCTTTTTGGGACAATAGTGGGTGGCTCTTAAAAGAGCCGTTGGGTTTCAGTATTTCCACTTCAACACTTCACTTCTTGGGCGCCGCCTTCTTTGCCTTGGCTGCTTTCGGCTTGGCTGCCCTGGGCTTAGCTGCTTTGGGCTTCACCGCCTTTGCCTTGGCCGGACTCtttgctgctgccgccgccttCTTGGGCTTGGCAGCCTTAGTCGCCTTTTTGGGGCTCTTGGCTGCCTTCTTGGCAGCGGCAGCGGCCGGCTTCTTTACTTTCTTGGGGCTCTTCTTCACTGCCGCAGCTTTCTTGGGCTTCTTAGCAGCGCTGGCAGGCTTCTTGGCCGCCGGCTTCTTAGGCTTGGCTGCAGCCGTCCTTTTCTTGGgagctttttctttcacctctcCCGGCTTCTTGCTGAGGCGAAAAGAGCCGGAGGCACCGGTGCCCTTGGTCTGCACCAGGGTGCCTTTGCCGACGAGGCTCTTGAGCCCTAGCTTGATGCGGCTGTTGTTTTTCTCCACATCGTAGCCGCCGGCGGCCAGCGCCTTCTTGAGCGCGGCGAGGGAGAGCCCCTTGCGCTCCTTGGAGGCGGACACGGCCTTGGTGATCAGCTCGGTGACGCTGGGGCCCGCGGGCTTCCGGGCTTTGGAACTGCCCGCCGCCTTCTTCGGCTTCTTGGCGGCCGCTTTAGCGGCCGGGGCAGCAACagcgggagcggcggcgggagcAGTCTCCGACATCGCTGCAGAGACTTCTTCCTAATCAAAAGAAAGTAATTGGGCTACAGTAACCCCGATGCCTGAATTTATAGCGAAGCGGTGATCTGTGATTGGTGCTTTGCAGAGCCCGCCTAACTGTTAGCCAGGAAGAGCTTTTAGTCCGCCGAGTCTGTGTTTCTTTGGAGTTATAAATTCATAATTTTTGTAAACTGCGTGCCACGAAATCACCTCAGTTTCTTCGGGCGGTGAAAAGAAGAGGGTGGACTTTCATTCGGGGGAATTTCTTGCTCTTGGGAACCCAGATGAGAGAGAAAAGATGGGTTTAACCCCACGTTGTGAAGCCAGAGAGACCCCGGCAACGGCAAACTTTTGTTTTTCGTTCTAAATTATAATAAATCCCGTAGACAAAAAGTCTCCCCCGTATTGCAGACTTATTCTTTAGGGGGTTTTCTACAGATTAGGACAGAAACCGAGGGGGCAGCTTCAATATTTTAGTCGTAAATTGATTTCAAAGAGAAGGAAGTAACACAATCTCATGGCTGAGCGTTGAATATGGATAAAGATTCGGCTCACTTAACCATATCTTTAAGTATTAAGGATACCGTATTTCTACAGAATTTCCTTGTTTGGGAAAATAAGAGACCTTCAGAGGAATATATGTACTGTTGAAAAGTGTCTGGAACTTGCAAGGGCTCTTCATTTTTTGTGGTGGTCTGTAAGTGAATAGCAAGATTTTGATATTTTCACAAATTGTTCCTATTTGTAAAATAAGCTGCCCATACTTAGTTAATGCATATAAATTTAACTGCTAGTTAAATGCTTTCTTACTTACATCACTCGTTTCTACTATTCTGTAAGACTTACAGAAGCCAGAAGCAGACTGGTAGGGGAAAAATAGCAGTTATATATACACTAatatgatcttaagctccttaaACATTAATGGAGACAGCTGAAGCCTCTGTTCACcccaaataaatgaaataatgtgGAAATCTGGCCTATGTGAACAGAAAGTTTAAAGTTCAATATTACCTGTAAATATttgataagattttttttcctttttttttttttttccccaagagaTTTTATAAAACCTGCCATTCGcttctttaaaggaaaagaaaaacactcaACAATTTCGGTTTTCATCCAAATCCTCAGAAtattgaaacatttttcaggTAATCCTCACAAATCAGAATCAGCTTTAATTATCCCACTTAATTTTTAAGACTCAGAAAGTGACAACAAAGGTTACTTATTTTTTGAAGGACTTCAACGATTTCTTTTAACTAATCAGAAGACAAAAGGTTCGATTGGTTGTAATGAAAAAGAagccagggtttttttttttttttttcttttattattatttcctttgttgaaaagaagaaattaagccCAAATCTAATATTTTGCCCTATTGTACTTTATAAAAATTTGTTATGAAAAATGTTAGTGGACTATTTCAGCAAAGGAGTGTCTCTTCTAGGATGGATAAATTGGAGATTCTGGAAGACAAATAGTATGTTGGAAAAGGccctggcattttttttttatttttttttttttcttcatatattaAACTTTGAGAACACAGTTAAGTTATATGTAATACTAAGGAGTTTTAGTTGAAATGTGATAGTTTTAAATGgcgaataataataataagataCATTAGAATAACAAAAGTTAAAACAATGAACTGCCACTGTTTCATATTCTCTTCTAGAtctatttttggttttttgtgtcTGCATGCAAGCCAGCTAATACATACTTTGAATCAGAGaagtggaaggaaaaagcaaagaaaaggaaaaattatgtTCTCTAGTACCCCACAGTAGGGACCGAAGGGTGTACTGAAGTTGACTATGAAATCTGCCCCACTTCTTGTGAACATGATGCTGTTCCTAAGTAAGCAACTAAACCAAATCCACAATAGCCATAGAGTTTCAAGCTCAGGCTGGTAATTCAAATGATCAGCAGAAATATGTTTCTGAGAGGCAAAAATGCAGTTGCTCATGGGCAAGATGAAGGCATTATGCTCATTTTCCAGGTTATTTGAATGGAAATGGCCATAAAGCAGAATTTGAATGTAAGTGATACAAAAGACAGATGAAGGAAATCTTGTCATCTGTCTGGGTTTGATGAAAAAGGTCATTATCTGGGAATTTCAAGCAGCAGAATTTAGGACTTCTCCCACTTTTAGTTCTTGATGCATCCATGTAAATCTGCATGTCATTTAAATAGTTCCCTGCTCTCTGTTTTGAGCTACACTTCTGAAGTTCTTTGCTCTTCCCTAGTTGTTTGAGACACTGGAAGATCTGGCAGCTGGCATCCAGAATTATGTTTCAGCACCCTTTATTGTATCTATTCCTCAACCATCATGCTGGCTCTTTTCTGTACAGACCATTATACCTGGCCTACTTCTGAGCAGTGaaaattttcttgcttttaccaACCATTTCTTTAATGGTATGAGGCACTGTGAAAAGGAGAGTCATTTCTAGGTTTATTTCCCTGCCCTGTACCAGTAATGAAATTTTCTAGTTAATTGGATAAAATAAACTTATCAGAAGCTTTGAACAATTCTCACTTTTGCATTGCTGTAAATAGCTGTTAAACACTCCATTGGACCAAAATAACAGTTCTCAGTATTTAGAGACATCAAATACTATCTACCTGACAAATAGCATTGATATTGCCCTGGGCATTttacagataaaagaaaaacaagcctCCTACCACGTAACTTAGAAAATCAGTAGGAGAGTATGGAACGTTTCTTCAACATGTCAGAGAAATTTGGAGAATTTTTCTTTGTGCCAAGCAGCATGACTTGAAAAACAAGTTCTGAGCACGAGCTGGTAATAACAATTGTTTGCAGCTTCCATGTGAAGagacaaatatttaaatgtgaCTTCTTTTATACTAAATTTCAATCAAACAGCAAAGATTGGAACTTCTGGTTTTTAACTTTTCAAGCACGCTGTCCAAACTCAGGCTCTGTTCACCTCCTACTCAGGACCTCAAACTAATTTCTTATGCCTCCTTAAAAGGCAAACCCTTACCTGCCCAAAACAGAATCTCATTTCCATTCATCATCACATAACATGCCCTGGCATCCTTCCTTGCCTAGCAGTACAGGTGCTAGTGCAGATTGCAGATGACCCTACAAAATGCCAGTGTATTTTCCAGTGCAACgatcttcaaaacaaaaatagtttGCATATAACTTAGGAAGTCATTCCTAAAACTGTATAGCACAGAAAAcacttgatattttttttttttttttttttttcttttcaagacagAAGGTCTGTGTGGAGGAGAAACAGCTTAAATGTTAGACAAATAGAGGCAAATTAGACATTcaggctgcagaaagagaaCAATCTAAGTAAGCTGATTAGCCAAGTTTAGCTGAAGAACTACACTCATTTAATTACATTAACTATTACTAACATGGTAAAGACGCAGAGAAATTATGAAGTTTTAATTGAAGCATGCTATCTTCTTGACAAAGAATGATTTTGCAGGCATTCAGGTAATCActcttaataataaaaaacaccaTACAGAGGCATTAGTCGAGTTGCTGGCATACTACAATTATATTGACAATACTGATTCAGCAATTGCAAGGTTTATATAGTATGGAAGAGTTAAGATGTCGAAAGGCAGTCAGTAGTAAAGAAACCTGTACCCTTTTAAGATATATACTTAAACTAAGCTACCAAAAATATACTGACAGAATTTGAGTGTTGGGGAAATCACATCTCCTAAAAAGAAGTATCTTGCCTTCTAATCTACCACCTAATGCAATAGGTCCCACACCCACACTGGAAGAAGGTTCAACTAGAGCAGGGAGACACTGCAGCTTCTCCAGGAAGCTCgctgctgaaaaataaataaataaataaaatatttttgtatgtttaagcagaatttcctgtgtttcagtttgtgcccattgacTTCTGTCCTGGTGCAGTACTGGAAAGACTCTGGTTCTGTCTGCCTTATTCAGGCATCTGAACACATGGAAAAGACTCCtctaagccttctcttcttctggCTGAACAGTCTCCTCTCTTTCAGCATCTCCTCAtatgagagatgctccagtcccatAAGCAACTTTGTGGCCCTTCACTCATCTCACTCTAGCTATATCCACATCTCTGTTGCACTAGGGAGCTCAGAACTTGACTCCAGATGGGTCTCACCAGTGCTCATATCTCTCAGTACTATTTTGCAAAAAATACTTCTCCAGGTTAATTTATGAAACCTATGTGCAGATTTGCTCTGAATAGCCCTAGCAtcacttttttaattttggtggTTAAACaaaggtagcttaaaaaaaCATTGTTACCTCTCACACAGTCCTTTAGTTTCAAGGCTTGTCATGACCAGTTTGAACTCCCCTGATTTGGCTCAGTGAGCATGTTGTCCATGGCTGTAGGACTTAAGGCTAGTTGGAGTCTCAGCAAAACTTCCACTTTACAAAAACACTCCTACATTCTGGGGTGATCAAAAGGTGAGGAGAGACAATTTCCTGCCTGCTGTAACTGCTAAGTGCTTGCTAACCAGCAAAAAAGAAGGGCGGTATATTTAATGAATCAGCCTCAAAATCTCCTTGTCTGTCCAGAAAATGACAGCCTAAAGCATCAAAATCTTCTTTCCAGCTTATAAAAGCCTTGGATCAAAGATCCTCTtacaaataaattttatttctgtccaCCCATTCCTAAGACTGATAACTATCATTAGTAGTAATATTATTACTACACATAGGAATCTCAGTTGAGCAGGATTTTTTCTACTTTGTTATGTGCAGTAGTCAACtttgtgttgttttctgttgaagaaaaagaggaagccagtaaatgaagaaagacaaagaaatataAGTACCTGCATGTAAAAGGCTGCACAGGTAACCCTACCTGGTGCCTGG
The sequence above is a segment of the Lathamus discolor isolate bLatDis1 chromosome 1, bLatDis1.hap1, whole genome shotgun sequence genome. Coding sequences within it:
- the LOC136012815 gene encoding histone H2A.J — encoded protein: MSGRGKQGGKVRAKAKSRSSRAGLQFPVGRVHRLLRKGNYAERVGAGAPVYMAAVLEYLTAEILELAGNAARDNKKTRIIPRHLQLAIRNDEELNKLLGKVTIAQGGVLPNIQAVLLPKKTESHKAKSK
- the LOC136012859 gene encoding histone H2B 1/2/3/4/6-like, whose amino-acid sequence is MPEPVKSAPAPKKGSKKAVTKTQKKGDKKRKKSRKESYSIYVYKVLKQVHPDTGISSKAMGIMNSFVNDIFERIAGEASRLAHYNKRSTITSREIQTAVRLLLPGELAKHAVSEGTKAVTKYTSSK
- the LOC136012745 gene encoding histone H1.10, whose translation is MSETAPAAAPAVAAPAAKAAAKKPKKAAGSSKARKPAGPSVTELITKAVSASKERKGLSLAALKKALAAGGYDVEKNNSRIKLGLKSLVGKGTLVQTKGTGASGSFRLSKKPGEVKEKAPKKRTAAAKPKKPAAKKPASAAKKPKKAAAVKKSPKKVKKPAAAAAKKAAKSPKKATKAAKPKKAAAAAKSPAKAKAVKPKAAKPRAAKPKAAKAKKAAPKK